In a genomic window of Thalassotalea piscium:
- a CDS encoding monovalent cation:proton antiporter family protein, with amino-acid sequence MSSHIEILAILMSAVVIVWLFRRLHLPAILAYLVAGMLVGEHGFAFAHEHVDYDKFAELGIVFLLFTLGLEFSLPKLLAMRNLVIAVGSLQVAISLVVFIIIALLTGQSFASAFVIGSVLALSSTAIVIRQLSETGSMKRKSGQISVAVLLFQDVAVVPLLIIIPMFAQDSDTSMLLALLIALVKGVVVVTVLLMTGKWLLPKLFTLVAQVRTDELFVLTTLLVTLVASALTQWFGLSMALGAFLAGIMLGESQYKHQLEADIRPYRDILLGLFFVTVGMKFNIDVLIESPFQILAILVGFMAVKVFVIQKLSVMAGAQQKDAWASGLMLAQMGEFGFVLIALANQTQILPTNVSSILLGVGIISMAITPFMIEHARTLGVWLSNDKVANTEHLEQLPENTQLKDHVIICGFGRIGQTVSRFLKQENIEFIAIDMDPLRASKARDAGENILFGSSRKKELLEAANLSEAKLVVIAFGEDKQSLEVIRKVRTLSPNVPILVRTRNDDQLVALQSAGANQVVPESLEGSLMLVSQVLSLTGVPFSRIYRRVQTERKNHYNHLHGFYQGENTNLSPDAIDRIEFAHAIHLNDDSFACGQSIKALNFDPRRIVIVALHRGDTETENPDDNTILCSQDTLIVRGKPRRVELIERFLQEGS; translated from the coding sequence GTGTCAAGTCATATTGAAATACTTGCAATTTTGATGAGTGCCGTTGTGATTGTTTGGCTATTTAGACGGTTACATTTGCCAGCTATTCTTGCTTATTTAGTAGCAGGGATGCTAGTGGGTGAGCATGGCTTTGCCTTTGCACATGAGCATGTTGACTATGACAAATTTGCTGAGCTTGGCATTGTATTTTTATTATTTACGCTTGGGTTAGAGTTTTCATTGCCTAAGCTACTTGCAATGCGAAACCTTGTAATTGCTGTTGGTAGTTTGCAAGTCGCTATTTCGTTAGTGGTGTTTATTATTATTGCATTATTAACTGGGCAGAGCTTTGCCAGTGCTTTTGTTATTGGTAGTGTTTTAGCATTATCTTCAACCGCTATTGTCATAAGGCAATTGAGTGAAACTGGCTCGATGAAGCGAAAATCGGGCCAAATATCTGTAGCTGTTTTGCTGTTTCAAGATGTTGCTGTTGTGCCGCTACTTATTATTATTCCAATGTTTGCACAAGATTCAGATACCTCAATGCTGTTAGCTTTACTCATTGCGCTGGTTAAAGGTGTTGTTGTTGTTACCGTTTTATTAATGACCGGCAAGTGGCTGTTACCAAAGTTGTTTACCTTAGTGGCGCAAGTACGAACTGATGAGCTTTTTGTTTTAACAACGCTGCTGGTTACGCTAGTAGCATCGGCATTAACACAGTGGTTTGGTTTGTCTATGGCGTTAGGGGCATTTCTTGCGGGTATTATGTTGGGTGAAAGTCAATATAAACATCAGTTAGAAGCTGATATTCGTCCATATAGAGACATTTTATTGGGTTTGTTTTTTGTTACTGTAGGTATGAAATTCAATATAGATGTGCTTATTGAGTCTCCTTTTCAAATATTAGCGATATTAGTTGGCTTTATGGCTGTTAAGGTTTTTGTTATTCAAAAACTTTCGGTCATGGCAGGCGCTCAGCAAAAAGATGCGTGGGCTTCAGGCCTAATGTTGGCACAAATGGGAGAATTTGGCTTTGTGTTAATTGCTTTAGCAAATCAAACACAGATATTACCAACAAATGTTTCTTCAATATTGCTTGGTGTTGGAATTATTAGTATGGCGATTACCCCGTTTATGATCGAACATGCACGTACATTAGGAGTGTGGCTAAGCAACGATAAAGTAGCTAATACTGAGCATCTAGAGCAGTTGCCTGAAAATACGCAATTAAAAGATCATGTGATAATTTGTGGCTTTGGGCGAATTGGACAAACAGTTAGCCGCTTTTTGAAACAAGAAAATATTGAATTTATTGCAATTGATATGGACCCCCTTAGAGCGAGTAAAGCTAGAGATGCGGGAGAGAACATTTTATTTGGCTCTTCACGTAAAAAAGAGCTATTGGAAGCGGCAAATTTAAGTGAGGCTAAATTAGTTGTTATTGCTTTTGGAGAAGACAAACAATCGTTAGAAGTTATTCGTAAAGTACGAACTTTATCACCAAATGTACCTATATTGGTTCGTACTCGAAACGATGATCAACTGGTTGCTTTGCAGTCTGCAGGGGCAAATCAAGTGGTTCCTGAAAGTTTAGAGGGCAGTTTAATGTTAGTCTCGCAGGTATTGTCGTTAACTGGTGTTCCATTTTCTAGAATTTATAGACGCGTGCAAACTGAACGTAAAAATCATTACAATCATTTACATGGTTTTTACCAAGGTGAAAATACCAACCTTAGCCCTGATGCTATTGACAGAATAGAGTTTGCTCATGCTATTCATTTGAATGATGACTCATTCGCCTGTGGTCAGTCGATAAAAGCATTAAACTTTGATCCGCGTAGAATTGTTATTGTTGCCTTACACCGCGGTGATACTGAAACTGAAAATCCAGATGACAATACAATACTTTGCTCACAGGACACTTTAATAGTAAGAGGTAAGCCTCGTAGAGTTGAGCTTATAGAACGTTTTTTACAGGAAGGGAGTTAA
- a CDS encoding c-type cytochrome, whose product MNSYIFSINNSLINILTGKKNNRYNRHLSLTTIVFILSALSQVAVANKMPESYGQCIACHGDKAQGNAQLNSPSLAGKSASYITRQLHNFANGLRGSHNKDTLGMQMVAISKQLNFNKDVPELSAYLAALPAISQVQNTTGDLKNGSRYYQGKCGACHGGQAQGNEIMNAPKLSGQSVEYLKRQMLNFTQGIRGTHPEDKFGRQMAMMAKTTSGQELEDILHYIANQE is encoded by the coding sequence ATGAATAGCTATATTTTTTCTATTAATAATTCATTAATAAATATTTTGACTGGTAAAAAAAATAACAGGTATAACCGACACTTATCTCTCACTACAATAGTATTTATATTGAGTGCGCTCAGCCAAGTTGCAGTTGCTAATAAAATGCCAGAGTCTTATGGGCAATGTATAGCTTGTCACGGAGATAAAGCGCAAGGTAATGCACAGCTTAATTCACCTTCACTTGCTGGTAAGTCAGCAAGTTATATTACGCGTCAATTACACAATTTTGCTAATGGTCTTCGCGGCTCTCACAATAAAGATACTTTAGGTATGCAAATGGTAGCCATTAGTAAACAACTCAACTTTAACAAGGATGTTCCCGAACTTAGTGCTTATTTAGCGGCGCTACCTGCTATATCACAGGTACAGAATACTACAGGGGATTTAAAAAATGGTAGTCGATACTACCAAGGTAAATGCGGGGCATGTCATGGCGGGCAGGCGCAAGGTAATGAAATAATGAATGCGCCTAAGTTATCTGGCCAGAGTGTCGAGTATTTAAAGCGCCAAATGCTTAATTTTACTCAGGGTATTAGAGGAACTCACCCCGAGGATAAGTTCGGTCGTCAAATGGCGATGATGGCTAAAACAACGTCGGGCCAAGAACTTGAAGATATTTTGCATTATATTGCTAATCAAGAGTAG
- a CDS encoding GGDEF domain-containing protein, with amino-acid sequence MQTLNLVENSNVDFNAFKLFDTRDHKNNYRKLALAEQLQTTLELDHLLNIFAMEAAKFVDFSGLYFKQADVRASARGSKAGKKERIFELKLNNRYLGTLTYAINSPISITNHTVLKQLHKLLVHPINNAIKYQQALKLAMEDGLTGLGNRRYFDQQLKRAMHHSNRQKSRLGIVVSDLNKFKAINDTYGHNIGDDVLVEFANALRKSTRDSDSLFRFGGDEFAIIVEDASEQSLHIIERRIEQAISNNALLHQYKVTCSLGYTFMNRADNEKSLFERADNMLYTRKMNMPKTLTVV; translated from the coding sequence ATGCAAACATTAAACTTAGTCGAAAATAGTAATGTTGATTTTAATGCGTTTAAGCTATTTGATACACGAGATCATAAAAATAACTATCGTAAATTAGCGTTAGCTGAACAACTTCAAACTACGTTAGAGCTTGATCATTTACTAAATATTTTTGCCATGGAAGCTGCAAAATTTGTCGATTTTTCAGGATTGTACTTCAAACAAGCTGATGTAAGAGCATCTGCCCGTGGGAGTAAAGCTGGTAAAAAAGAGCGTATTTTTGAGCTTAAACTCAATAACCGCTATTTAGGTACATTAACTTATGCGATTAATTCTCCAATTAGCATCACTAATCATACTGTGCTAAAGCAGTTGCATAAATTATTGGTACACCCCATTAATAATGCGATTAAATACCAACAAGCATTAAAGCTAGCAATGGAAGACGGCTTAACAGGCTTAGGTAATCGACGTTATTTTGATCAACAATTAAAACGAGCTATGCACCATTCAAACCGTCAAAAGTCTCGCTTAGGTATTGTTGTGAGTGATCTCAATAAGTTCAAAGCTATCAACGATACCTATGGACATAACATAGGTGATGATGTGCTAGTTGAGTTTGCAAATGCATTACGCAAAAGTACACGTGACTCTGATAGTTTATTTCGCTTCGGTGGTGACGAGTTTGCTATTATTGTTGAAGATGCTAGTGAGCAGTCATTACACATTATTGAGCGTAGAATTGAGCAAGCCATTAGCAACAATGCGCTACTTCATCAGTACAAAGTAACTTGTAGCTTAGGTTATACTTTTATGAATCGTGCCGATAATGAGAAAAGCCTATTTGAACGTGCAGATAATATGCTTTATACGCGTAAAATGAATATGCCAAAAACATTAACAGTTGTATAA
- a CDS encoding patatin-like phospholipase family protein, with amino-acid sequence MIAKPSYQQSKNALVLTGGGARAAYQVGVLSAIAKYVPRHHASPFPIICGTSAGAINSTALACYASCFHLAIKKLEWVWNNLSTNRIYYSDPVRVFGHLINGALANFQADYANKKAHSLLNSTPLRNLLDEVIDFRRIDVNIMKGYLKGISVTASSYSSGDSVSFYQSQSSIAPWYREKRYGKPTQLSAEHLMASAAIPLVFPSIKIKKEHYGDGSIHQLSPLSPAIHLGGEKLFIVGVEQPQEPLHSKENNPHPPTTATIAGHLLDGIFSDTLQSDLERMKRINKTVSLIPKEVRTQNKGLKNIDSMLINPSQDFNALAVEHFAELPLSLRILLRSIGISNDSESSLISYILFEKNYCKRLIKLGFEDAMEQETQIREFLNLK; translated from the coding sequence ATGATTGCTAAACCAAGTTACCAACAGTCTAAAAATGCCCTAGTATTAACCGGTGGTGGCGCAAGAGCTGCATATCAAGTTGGCGTATTAAGTGCGATTGCAAAGTATGTACCGCGCCATCATGCTAGCCCCTTCCCTATTATTTGCGGAACTTCAGCTGGCGCAATTAATAGTACTGCATTAGCATGTTATGCATCGTGCTTTCATCTAGCAATAAAAAAGCTTGAATGGGTATGGAACAACCTAAGTACCAATAGAATTTATTATAGCGATCCGGTACGCGTTTTCGGCCATTTAATTAATGGTGCTTTGGCGAACTTTCAAGCCGACTATGCTAATAAAAAAGCCCATAGTTTATTAAACAGTACCCCGTTACGAAATTTATTAGATGAAGTTATCGACTTCAGACGAATTGATGTCAACATTATGAAAGGCTATCTAAAAGGGATTTCTGTTACAGCTTCAAGCTATTCAAGTGGTGATTCCGTTAGTTTTTACCAGTCACAATCAAGTATAGCGCCATGGTATAGAGAAAAGCGATATGGAAAGCCTACCCAATTGAGTGCTGAGCATTTAATGGCTTCCGCAGCTATACCCTTAGTCTTTCCATCAATAAAAATTAAAAAAGAACATTATGGTGATGGCTCTATTCATCAGCTTTCGCCATTAAGCCCTGCTATTCACCTTGGCGGTGAAAAGTTGTTTATTGTTGGTGTAGAGCAACCCCAAGAACCACTACATTCAAAAGAAAACAATCCACATCCTCCAACAACAGCTACGATCGCAGGCCATTTACTCGATGGTATTTTTTCTGACACTCTTCAAAGTGACTTAGAAAGGATGAAGCGCATTAATAAAACAGTATCATTAATTCCAAAAGAAGTTAGAACCCAAAACAAAGGCTTAAAAAATATTGACTCAATGCTCATTAATCCTAGCCAAGATTTTAACGCCCTGGCTGTTGAGCACTTTGCGGAACTACCGCTTTCACTACGTATACTATTACGTAGTATAGGTATAAGCAATGACTCTGAATCAAGTTTAATTAGCTATATATTATTTGAAAAAAACTACTGCAAGCGATTAATAAAATTAGGCTTTGAAGATGCCATGGAACAAGAAACTCAGATCCGCGAATTTCTTAATTTAAAATAA
- a CDS encoding class I SAM-dependent methyltransferase, whose amino-acid sequence MISEVNIANHYTHGNLLNAIKIALSKAGHTLDSVSAEQLTAIDEFHIGGREATTQLLNGITFAAEAQLLDIGCGLGGTTRYLASHYTSYVTGIDLTAEYIKVAQVLNQKLGIAERINLLQASATSLPFADDSFDGVTMLHVGMNVADKQALFADVFRCLRENSLFLIYDVMKTNKDTVNYPLPWASTSDTSYLSSLDSYQRKLKAVGFNVVAINSRKDFALDYFKRQSGKIATNGVKPLLSLHTLIQDNAKLKFSHLIDQISSNALTPIEIIVKKPG is encoded by the coding sequence GTGATTAGTGAAGTTAACATTGCCAATCACTATACTCATGGTAACTTGTTAAATGCCATTAAAATAGCGTTAAGTAAAGCAGGACACACGCTCGATTCAGTTTCAGCTGAACAATTAACTGCAATAGATGAGTTTCATATTGGTGGAAGAGAAGCTACCACTCAACTATTGAATGGCATTACGTTTGCAGCTGAAGCACAGTTATTAGACATAGGCTGCGGGCTTGGTGGTACTACTCGTTACCTTGCGTCACACTATACTAGTTATGTTACAGGGATAGATTTAACTGCCGAATATATTAAGGTTGCTCAGGTACTTAATCAAAAACTTGGCATTGCTGAGCGTATCAACTTACTGCAAGCAAGTGCGACAAGCCTTCCTTTTGCTGATGATAGCTTTGATGGTGTGACTATGCTCCATGTCGGAATGAATGTTGCTGATAAACAGGCATTATTTGCGGATGTGTTTCGTTGTTTACGGGAAAATTCGTTATTTTTAATTTATGATGTAATGAAAACTAATAAAGATACAGTCAATTACCCTTTACCTTGGGCTTCAACTAGTGACACTAGCTATTTATCAAGTCTTGATTCATATCAAAGAAAGCTTAAAGCGGTAGGATTTAATGTTGTAGCAATTAACTCTCGTAAAGATTTTGCGCTTGATTACTTTAAGCGACAATCGGGAAAGATAGCAACTAACGGAGTAAAGCCCTTATTAAGTCTACACACTTTAATACAAGATAATGCTAAGCTAAAATTTAGCCATTTAATTGATCAAATTAGCAGTAACGCATTAACACCGATTGAAATTATTGTTAAAAAGCCAGGCTAA
- a CDS encoding parallel beta-helix domain-containing protein produces the protein MSSGKIIGAILVAGAFAGGMYFGSIQNSTPVITSSTGGASYEGGYDKSADADALQGVNKGAAAERTVVGQVHVVNDGETIMDAVIAAKPGDTIQVMPGTYHETVYVDKDDIRIIGVIKEGKRPTLDGEGILNDAFLYSGNNFVIENFVITKYKGNGIMGQAGNNFEIRNNIIVDTGVYGIFPQLGKNGIVEFNIISGIEDAAIYVGMSDNIHVSHNEVFASVAGIEIENSRHAIVENNNVYNNTGGILAFITPGLPIKTTFDVIIRNNFILNNNHKNFGAPGSTVGGIPAGTGILIMAADDVVVENNIISGNKTAGILITDHGNAPNVTIDPESDPSPDGVKLLNNLMYNNGYDTIDEVKALMLTEFKRGNPDIVRVGKSTDSCIINRHQYVSVGVNSWKECEFTNTDSIDTYLLDEPVPPRIIDPSERGKVVYNGVCAGCHTYTGRMIGPPIQIIQALYMDNPQGISDFIASPTKKREDYPEMPPQNYLDEETRLAVAKYLLTLTR, from the coding sequence ATGAGCTCAGGAAAAATAATAGGTGCAATACTCGTCGCAGGTGCTTTTGCCGGCGGTATGTATTTTGGTAGTATCCAAAATTCAACCCCAGTGATCACAAGCAGTACAGGTGGAGCAAGCTATGAAGGTGGCTACGATAAGTCAGCTGATGCTGATGCACTGCAAGGTGTCAATAAAGGCGCTGCAGCCGAAAGAACCGTTGTTGGACAAGTGCATGTTGTAAATGACGGCGAGACGATTATGGATGCAGTGATTGCCGCAAAACCTGGAGATACTATTCAGGTTATGCCTGGCACGTACCATGAAACCGTATATGTTGATAAAGATGATATTAGAATTATTGGCGTAATCAAAGAAGGTAAACGTCCAACCCTTGATGGTGAAGGTATATTAAATGACGCATTTTTATATTCAGGTAATAACTTTGTCATAGAAAATTTTGTTATTACCAAATATAAAGGTAATGGCATTATGGGGCAGGCAGGTAATAATTTTGAGATCCGTAATAACATAATCGTTGATACTGGGGTGTATGGCATTTTCCCTCAACTTGGCAAAAATGGTATTGTCGAATTTAATATCATTTCTGGTATTGAAGACGCCGCTATTTATGTTGGCATGAGTGACAATATTCATGTTTCGCATAACGAGGTGTTTGCAAGTGTTGCTGGAATTGAAATTGAAAACTCTCGCCATGCCATCGTTGAAAATAACAATGTTTATAATAACACAGGTGGTATTTTAGCCTTTATTACACCAGGCTTACCGATTAAAACCACTTTTGATGTGATTATTCGTAACAATTTTATTTTAAATAATAATCATAAAAACTTTGGTGCGCCTGGTTCTACAGTTGGTGGTATCCCAGCAGGAACAGGTATTTTAATAATGGCTGCAGACGATGTTGTAGTTGAAAATAATATAATTTCTGGAAACAAAACAGCGGGTATACTGATTACTGATCATGGCAATGCGCCGAATGTAACGATTGATCCTGAATCTGATCCATCTCCAGATGGCGTTAAGTTATTAAATAACCTTATGTATAACAATGGTTACGATACTATTGATGAAGTTAAAGCGTTAATGTTAACTGAGTTTAAACGCGGTAATCCTGATATTGTTCGAGTAGGTAAAAGTACTGATAGTTGTATTATTAACCGCCATCAATATGTAAGTGTAGGGGTTAATAGTTGGAAAGAATGTGAATTTACTAATACAGATTCAATTGATACCTACTTGTTAGATGAGCCTGTTCCACCACGTATTATCGATCCATCTGAGCGAGGGAAAGTGGTTTATAACGGTGTTTGTGCTGGCTGTCATACTTATACAGGACGTATGATTGGTCCTCCAATTCAAATTATTCAAGCGCTATATATGGATAACCCACAAGGTATTTCAGACTTTATTGCTAGTCCAACCAAAAAACGAGAAGACTACCCTGAGATGCCACCACAAAACTATCTAGACGAAGAAACGCGTTTAGCAGTAGCTAAATATTTGCTAACGCTAACACGTTAA
- a CDS encoding DUF3718 domain-containing protein, whose translation MKNLLVATFIAALSLTTIVTAPKASASNIAQTMCDYVAADDKQRLRSFLKTNKLKIRSVFSGVQCNGMNLVAFAANQNANDTGAMIISKLPKQVVAEVISSITSSELTAIAETRVNS comes from the coding sequence ATGAAAAACTTACTTGTTGCTACATTTATCGCTGCATTATCTTTAACTACTATCGTAACTGCTCCAAAAGCTTCTGCTTCTAACATTGCACAAACTATGTGCGACTATGTTGCAGCAGACGACAAGCAACGTTTACGTTCTTTCTTAAAAACAAACAAATTAAAAATTCGTTCAGTTTTTAGCGGTGTTCAGTGTAATGGCATGAACTTAGTTGCATTTGCAGCAAACCAAAATGCTAACGACACTGGTGCGATGATTATCAGTAAGTTACCTAAGCAAGTAGTTGCTGAAGTTATTTCTTCAATTACTTCATCTGAATTAACTGCAATTGCAGAAACTCGCGTTAATAGCTAA
- a CDS encoding cytochrome-c peroxidase codes for MKVIKSLVIVFTIHVLLANNVVSAKQWQGENNNTLSKSEFTLAKHCPPSFELTPQGVCRLLTQYQFYTSVQNKGLGGTQTNLPPHRDGFTPAQIDLGRYLFFDPALSKDGSISCASCHQPDKGFSDNLDRSIGITGEKIARSAPTLWNVAFVDKFFWDARAKSLEEQALGPLYDPLEMGNTPEKLLATIRSTPTYVKLFAQAYPDMQEIGLEQIYTSLTAFQTSLISLNSRYDRYAHGYHQALTKDEIAGLNVFRSFVARCAECHQPPLFTNNEIAVIGSPEPEGRKLDIGAEKTYNAPKLKGAFKVPTLRNITQSGPYMHSGRYKDLREAVKFYNDGRGNSIPEGEEMLIHWHISEPNLTDDELDLIVTFLGTLTDESLTPRIPQQVPSGLPVIDEKYQERSKAARTQQKLNHNNENAITQSGE; via the coding sequence ATGAAGGTCATTAAAAGTCTAGTTATTGTTTTTACTATTCATGTATTACTGGCTAATAATGTTGTTAGTGCAAAGCAATGGCAGGGTGAAAATAATAACACCCTTAGCAAAAGTGAGTTTACTTTAGCCAAGCATTGCCCGCCGAGCTTTGAGTTAACCCCGCAAGGTGTATGTCGCTTGTTAACGCAATACCAATTCTATACCTCGGTTCAAAATAAAGGGTTAGGTGGCACCCAAACAAATTTACCGCCCCATAGAGATGGCTTTACTCCTGCACAAATTGATTTAGGAAGGTATTTGTTTTTTGATCCTGCACTGTCAAAAGATGGTTCTATTTCATGTGCTAGTTGTCATCAACCTGACAAAGGTTTTAGTGATAATTTAGATAGAAGCATTGGCATTACGGGCGAAAAAATAGCTCGCTCGGCCCCTACTTTATGGAACGTAGCTTTTGTCGACAAATTCTTTTGGGATGCTAGAGCTAAAAGTTTAGAAGAACAAGCCTTAGGGCCGCTTTATGACCCGCTTGAAATGGGTAATACTCCTGAAAAACTACTTGCTACAATTAGGTCAACGCCAACCTATGTGAAGCTGTTTGCACAAGCATATCCTGACATGCAAGAAATAGGACTTGAGCAAATCTATACCTCGCTAACTGCATTTCAAACATCATTAATCTCATTAAATAGCCGTTATGATCGCTATGCGCATGGTTATCATCAAGCACTAACTAAAGATGAAATTGCTGGTTTGAACGTATTTCGCTCGTTTGTTGCTCGGTGCGCCGAATGTCATCAACCGCCATTATTTACGAATAATGAAATTGCGGTTATAGGTAGTCCTGAACCAGAAGGTCGTAAATTAGATATAGGGGCAGAAAAAACCTATAACGCACCTAAATTAAAAGGGGCATTTAAAGTGCCTACACTGAGAAATATTACTCAATCAGGGCCTTATATGCACTCTGGACGTTATAAAGATCTTAGAGAGGCTGTTAAATTTTATAATGATGGTAGAGGTAACTCGATTCCTGAAGGCGAAGAAATGCTAATACATTGGCATATATCTGAGCCTAACCTAACAGATGATGAATTAGATTTAATCGTTACCTTTTTAGGCACGTTAACCGATGAAAGTTTAACACCACGCATACCTCAACAGGTTCCTTCAGGTTTACCTGTAATAGATGAAAAATATCAAGAAAGATCAAAAGCAGCACGTACACAACAAAAATTAAATCATAATAATGAAAATGCTATAACGCAAAGTGGGGAATAA